In Acidisarcina polymorpha, the DNA window CGCATTGCGATGCACTGCGTCGATGTGCGCGGCGAGACGACGGAGAAACGCAATCACGGGAAGCCGCCCATCCGCATCGGGCATTAGGTCCTCCGGAAGCGTATCAATCGTTAGTTCGTTGACCAGCACAAGAGCCGACAGTCGCCCCTTAGTTGCATCGAGCAAGTGATCCACAAAGGCGAAAGCTTCTTGTTCCTTTGGTGATCCTTCTTCCGGCATCCGGCCAAACCCGCCTTTGCCTGTGGAATCCCATTTGATGGATAGTACGATCTTGCGTCCTGATGCCGCGGCACGATTGAGTGCTTGAAGGCCGGGGTCGGTTTCGTATGAACGTCGGCCGCTCATGAACTCTGAGGCCGGAACAAAACCGCGAAGCCACGTTGTGTGCGTCTGATCCAGGACTTCCGGCGTTGCCCATTGGAAGCGCTCGTTGATATTGCCACCCAATGCCAGACTCCCTGCTGGAACCTGGGCTACACATGACCAAGAGCAAAGGCAAATAGCCGTTAGATACAAGCCGTAATTTCCAAACTCGGTGACTTTGGAACTAAGACGAGAATGCAATGCTTTTCGAGACACTATGCTGAAACTCCTTCATGAATCAGTTGCCGGCGAAGCCCCCTGCCCGACGTAAAACCGAGTCAAGGGTTGTAACATCGAACGCGTTACGCTTTCGGGACAGGTGGCCCATTTCATACCCGAAGATCTGAATCTCCGATTTTTGGCCTTCCGTTCGGTCTCTACTTTGATTGGTTGCCCGCGAAGCAGATTCCAGCGGCATTAGCGATCGCGGTCCATTGCTGCTCGACAGAGTCTGAGCAAATCCCGCAACTAAGCTGCGAGCCCACAGCCGACGGAAAGGAGTTCAGATCATGAGCCATTGAGCGATGTGTCGTCGTGTCGGGGAAGGCCTCATGGCGTTCACTCGCCTCCCGACGGCCTCCGATCTCCGTTGATCGATGTTAGGAAAAGCGACACTAAAGTTTCCGTACAAACCAGGCTGCACACCCAAAGGAAAGCGGTAGTGAGAACGCGATTACTGCAATAAGATCCTGCCATACTCAACGGCACATAACAGGTCGTATGTGAGATGCGTGGAGGTCTGGTTGGTAAGAGGATCCGAGAATGCTTTATGAGTGGATATCTATACCTCACAGGTATGGCACGTGCGACGCGGCGAGGCACACAGTTCTCATTATTCCCTTCTAGGGTTTAATGCCGCTTCACTTATAGCTGTGGCGGCAGGCGCACACCGATAGCGATGGTTCTAACGTCACAATCGTAGGCGGTATCAATTACTCGGATGGTCTTCCTTAGCTATACCTAGCAGGTATTTAGCTCTGCCCACAAGGTCTCACCCTTAGTAGGCAAAGAAGAATCCAATAGAAATAGTCGCGGCTAATGCTTCAAGCGCACTAGTAGGTAGGCCGCTGTCGAGCACTGAACCAGAGAAGACAGAGGAAAGACGCTATCATGCTCTATCACTACAACAAATACGGAGTACTTCCTGTGACAACCAATTCCCTCGCCAAACCATTTCTTGTGGTGCTTCTTTGCTGTCTAATTATCAGGAGCGCAGCGCTTGCGCAGGGCCCAATTCAGGCCGTTCCTGGCGCGTCAGGAAATTCGTTGGACCCTAACCCAAATCAACGGGCACCGTACCCTCGGCTGGTTCGTATACTCCACGGCGAGCAGCGCGATGGGATCGTGGCGAGTGTGTCTCCAGGGGTTTTCTATGAGAGCAGGGATGACGGTAGAACGTTCCAGGAGATTGGCGCGATCCCGTCGGTTGAAGGCATTACCCCAAAATGCTGCGGAACACTTTTCGAGGCCCCCCGCCAGGTGGGTTCCTTGAGCGAAGGGACGCTTCTCTATGCCGGATCCTACTGCGGAGGGAGCGACGGGAAGACCGCATCGATCGAGATCTTCGCTAGCATCGATGACGGGAGGACATGGACGCATCACTCCACTCCCGTTCAGCGTGGAAGCTGTGTCTCCGCTGAGAACGATGGGCTGTGGGAGCCTGAGTTTGAAGTGGACGAAGAAGGCGCATTGGTGATGTTCTGGTCTGACGAAACCGATCCTTGCTGCAGCCAAAAGCTTGCACAGATGCGAAGTCTTGATGGAACAACATGGGGAGACGAACAGAATACCGTTGCGAGCAAAGTTCGGACTGACCGGCCCGGTATGGCGACGGTCTCCCGTCTACCAAGCGGGATCTACTTCATGTCTTATGAACTGTGTGGCCCCGCCGCCTGCACTGTGTTTTACAGGACCTCTTACGATGGTTGGACCTTCGGGGTGCCTTCAGATACTGGGCAGAAAATACAGACCTTGAGTGGCGAGTTCTTTGAACATGCGCCAACCAATCGCTGGGATGCAGGCTTCCACCAAGGCGAGGGCGCGCTTCTGCTGGTTGGACAGTATCTCATGACCAGCGGAGGAGCTAACGCGCCGAACACGGGCAGAGTGCTCTTTGTCAATACGTCCAGGGATGCCTCGGGGGAATGGAAGGCAATCCCCGCTCCCGTACACGTTGACATGACTCCCTATCTCGGCAAGGCCAACTATAACAACTGCGCAAATTATTCCTCGGCGCTGCTGCCTGTTGAGCGCGGCTCGGCTCTCCTGGAGTTAGCAACTGCTCCAAGCTCACTCTCTACTTGCGGTGCTTACTATGACAAGGAACTCCTTGGCGAAAGATAGGTAAAGGCTGTCCTAAGCTCACCAGACCGTGTACTCTCACGCAGCACACGGTCTGGTTCGGGTGTCGATTGGAAACCCGAGTGCCTTCGGATGGTCCCCGCAAGGCGCCACGCCTGGATCATAATTACGTATGGAGCCGCCAAGCATAATGTTCCTCTTGGAATTGCCTGCGCGAGTGGGCAGAGTAGTCGTGCGGCCCTGCCGATCAATTGTTCAGCACTACCTTTTCCTGAGTTGTCTCACGTTTGTGCACAAAGCGGAAACAATGCGGTGAAGCATTCGAAGGCCTTTAATTTGAGGCTAAGTACTGGTAGTTCAACAGAGCTTGAATCAGGTTCGGGTTTTCAGGAAGGAACGTGCGGACGTATTGCATGGCGTTGCAATTCCGCCAGCGCCTTTCTATGCTCTGCGGCCATCGTCAGAAACCTCCTATAATATTAGTCGGTGATGGAGTGGCAAGGGACAAAGGCGTTGCCGACGTGTCGAAAGACACAAGCCGTGCGCGAGTTCATGCGCGTGGAGTCCGAGGTCCTCTTCTCCAGCCGCGGTCTGGGCTGGTCAGGCCTTCTGATGGAGCAACATAGGTTTCGTGCTGGCGAGTGGCCGGCCTCCACACTGAGTGGCCCGATCCTTTGTCTCTGGAATAATCTCGAGACGCTCCGCTGCGACCATCCGGATGCAAACGGGCATTTTGTCCCGAAGCTCGTCCATCCCGGTACGCTCTCTTTTTACACTGCAGGTGACCTTCCTCCTGCACATCCCCGGTCGCAAATCGATGGGTTAATCTGTGCCTTTGACTCGGACTTCCTGCTCGGAGTCCCTCAGGAAATTATGAGTGAGAGTAATACGCGCAGTGTGGCAGATGGCGTCATCTCACAGGACAAACGTTGTTTCATGGACGCGCCTGTACAACACATCCTCGAGAGGTTGAGCGAGGCAGCAAGAATCCGAACCTTGGGCTCTTGCTACGCCAATCATCTCATCAGTCTTCTGAATGCACGGTTGCTTCATATTCTTGGTATGGACGCCAATCGTATATGGCTACGAAACAAAATAGATGTCATGACGTTGCGTCGGCTGACCGACCGCGTGGACGCCACACCGAACCTGGATCTGGATCTTGATACGCTTGCGGTCGAAAGGGGCTGCAGTAAGCGACATCTCCTACGTTCGTTTCGAGCAAGCACCGGTCGCTCGCCGCATCAGTACATTCTGGACCTTCGGATTGAGAAGGCTCGGCGGCTCATGCTAAAGCCGGCTCTCAGCCTCATTGACATCGCCTTTGAGTGTGGCTTTGCGAGTCAAGCCCACTTCACCTATGCCTTTCGTCAAAGGCAAGGCGCCACCCCGAGCGATTACCGTCGCAGACTGTGATGGCGTTTTTACGAAAGTAAAGGTTTGCACATCCGGCTAGTCTGACGATAGATGGCAGACAAGAGCTACATCGTTGGTTCATCCGATATGCTAGCGCCTGGCACACCGGAGGAAGAAGCCGGACCGGCCGAGGCGCCTATACGCCGAACGGAGCGGCTTCCAACCTGGACGTCCTGCGGCGCGTCGCTCTGCTCGGCATCCTCCTCCTCAATATCGAGGATTTTGCCGGACCTGAGGCCCTCTGGGATATTCCGGTTGGTCTTCCTCGGCCAGCTTTCTGCGGCTGGCACGCTGGACTCGACTACGCCATGGTCACGCTCAAGTGGATGTTTGCCGAAGGCAAGATGCGCAGCATGTTCTCTTTACTTTTCGGCGCAGGGGTGGTGCTCCTCACCGAACGGCTGGAGAGGCAGTCCGGTAAAAAGCGCGCGCGGACCATCTACTATCGCCGCAATCTATGGCTCTTAGTCTTTGGGCTATGCCACGGCTTCATCCTATGGTTTGGCGATATCTTGATCGACTACTCCACCATGGCGCTGATTTCCTTTATCCCTTGCGCCGCCTCAGCGCTCGTATCCTCCTCGCCCTCGGGCTCACCATCTGGCTCGTAGGCGGCACCCTCGGCAGCACGCGCGCATTTGGAGTAACTGACACTTTACGTTCCGATGCTCAGTTCGCGGCAGCCAGAGCGGCGGGTGCCTCCGCGACGGCTGCACAGCGAGTGCTCTTGCAGAACGCGGCGATCTATCAGCAGACGAGCGCAGCTACCGTTGAAGGAACGATTCAGACCCGCCGCTTGGGCTTCATCGCAGGATGGCCCAGCAGAGTGGACACTGAACTGACTATTCTCAAGCTGAAGTTTCCAAGTTTTTGGTTCCTCGAGTGGCTCGGCGCCATGATCACAGGGATGGGTCTTTACAAGTCTGGATACCTGACCAACACTCGGCCAACTTGGGCTTATGTCTCTGTGGCGATCATTGGCTATTCAATTGATTTACCGCTCGTTCTTGCCGGGCTTTGGCACGTCCACAAAGCCGGCTTCGCCGCCTCGGCCTTCGCCCTCTGGCTCGCCATTCCTTACACCACAGAGGTGTTATCGGGCACTCTCGCCAACACCAGCGTTCTGCTTCTCCTTGTCAGAAGCGAGCATTCGCGACAATTCCTCGGCCCAGTAGCGTCTGTAGGGCGCACGGCTTTCAGCAACTACATTCTCACTACCCTCCTCTGCCAATTCCTGTTCGCCTGGGGACCGTGGAAGCTCTACGGCAAGCTGGAGTATTACGAGTGCTATCTCGTAGTGGGGGCGATTTGGATAGTGAATCTAGTTGCGAGTTCTCTTTGGTTGCGAGTTTTCGCTTTCGGACCACTCGAGTGGCTTTGGCGCTCGCTCACGTATTGGAAACGCCAACGCATGCTCCGCGCAATCATCGGTTAGAAACATAGGCCGCACAAGCGCTAAGCGCAAAGGATGGTCAAGATGGCACCCCCCAACATAGACCTGAGGCATCTGCGGTACTTTGTCGCGGTCGCGGAACACGGAAGTATCAGCCGCGCAGCCAAGCGGTTGCATATCTCGCAGCCACCACTCAGCCGCCAGATGCGCGATCTGGAAGCCGAGGTCGCTGTCTCTCTCTTTGGGAGAGACTCGAGACGTCTGATGTTGACTTCTGCAGGAGAAGTTTTCTTACGCGAAGCCAAAGCGCTACTAGAACGGTTTGATGACACTGTGGCGTTGACCAGACAGACAGCAAAAAATCACGGCCGCAGCATCCGGGTTGGGCATTCCTCAGTCTCCTCCTTGGAAGCCTTGCCACGCATCCTGCGCTGCTTCCAGGAACTGAGTCCCAATGCCAGAGTGGAACTCAGGAGACTCAGCACGTCCGACATGATCAGAGGCTTGCGGCGGGGCGAGCTCGATATATGCCTTACGGTCTGTGGGTCTTCAACCGAACTCGCGGATTTCAGCGTGGAGCAGCTTTCCACATACGGGATCCTTGGGGCTTTTGCGCGACAGCACCCGCTGACGCGCATGGAAGAGGTGCCTCTGGCAGAGATCGCACAGCAGCCGGTCATCACTCTCAAACGCTCAGAATTCACTTGGTACAACACCTACATCACAGATTTGTTGGTCGCTCATAATTCCCGCTTTCAGGTGACCGAAGAACATGATGCAATCGAATGCGTGATCGCAGCCGTTGAAGCCGGACGCGGCGTTGCTCTCATCTACGATGTCATGGCTCACAGCCTCAGCAAACGTATTGCTCTCCGGCCTCTGACTCCGCTTCCACCTAAAGCTCCGCTTGTAGTGTTCTACCCGACCGAACGTCGGTCTTCTTTGACAAATAGCTTCCTCAAGGCCTCTCAGGTTCTTAAGCGATATCCGGCCTTGGATGGCGGTGTTGGGGAGTTATCCCAAGAGCAGGATGTAAGCCGGTCAGAGTGATAATCTCAGCCTCACTTCGTAGGGCGCGGTGCAGGAGTTAAAGCGTCAGCAAGCGCGTGAACTACCCCGAGATCGGCTGATTTCACTGAGACGGTTTCAACAAGAACTCCCGTCAGCAAAGTTCTCAACAACGACTTGACAGGGGTCTTCTGCCGGTAGACCGTCATCCGACCAAGCCTGCAGCCGCTTCGCGTCTTCCGTACGAAAGCCTAAGCGAGCCTGTTCCTGCCCGCAACGCCGACCGCGTAAAGTCCTGTGCGCTGACGCGCACGAATAAGGAACCCAAACATCCGTGAAGACTGCGTCCTGCGCCAGCCTCCCGGGATAGAGGTCGGCAAACGAAACGCAGAGTTAGGAGCAGGCGGTTTAGTCGTGATGATCTTTGTGCGTCCATGACGCACATATCTATACATCCATAAACGTATTCCTTCTTGTGGCAATCCGTTCCCCATTTCTTTGAACCGTCAAGAGAGTACCGTAGGTCGGATCAGCGCCACAGCGATAACTTAGCGTTTGATCATATCTTGGCATGGAGGAGTCAAGCCCAAAGGCAAGACATAGGAGCGGCGAATAGGCGGTCCCCGAAAGGGACGACCTTCGTTCCGTCATATATTACGATTCCAAGTTTCAGGTCATCACCACAAATGTCCAACAGCTTCCTGATCCTTTGAAGTCGCTCGCGTGGACGGTTGCGCTTGCTTTGACCTCAACACCGACTAGTGCGCCGTGTTCATCCTCTACGACGATGTCAATCTCATCCTGATCCTTATCCCGATAGTGATGGAGCGTGTAGCCTTCGTCGGACCATGTGATCAGCTTCATGACTTCGGCAAATACAAATGTTTCCAGCAACGCACCAAACGTTGAGCGGTCCTTTGCTATCTGCTCAGCAGTCAATGCCAGCAAGGTGGCGAGCAACCCCGAGTCGACGAAATGTAGTTTTGGGGTCTTGATCAGTCGCTTCAGTTCATTGCGGAACCACGGGGAGACCCGCTGCACGAGAAACAGCTGTTCAAGGATGCCGGTGTATTTTCTCGTCGTCTTGTCGTCCATCCCGATCTGTCCGCCGATTTGAGTGAAGTTGGTAAGCTGCCCGGACTGGTGGGCAAGTACCTGGAGCAGGCGCGGCAACTGGTCCAGCTTCTCTACTTCCGCAATATCCCGCACATCCCTCTGTACGATCGCCTTCACATAGTCGCGAGCCCAAGCCTGACGTCGCCGAAAGTCTTCTCTTCGCAGCATCTCCGGGTAGCCGCCTACTAGCACCGCATGGACAAGCTGATCGCCTTCGATATCCGGCCCTGGCTTCACCAACTTGCCATTGAATGCCATCTTCAGGAAGCTGGGCTCTTTGGCGAGTGTTTCGGCTCTGGAAATCGGCATCAGGTTTACGATTTCCATGCGGCCTGCAAGGCTCTCGGACACTTGAGGAAGAGTGAGAATGTTGGCAGATCCCGTCAGCAGGAAACGGCCTGCTCTGCGGTCGTTATCAACGGATCTCTTGATGGCTCTCAGAAGTTCCGGGGCTCTTTGCACTTCGTCGATGGTGACCAGATCGAATCCACGGACAAAGCCAGTGGGATCGTTGCGAGCGGCTTCAAGCACTGTGTCGTCATCCAAGGTCACATACTCGCGGTCCTTATCGCCGAACTGTTGGACAAGCGTCGTCTTGCCGCACTGTCGTGGTCCTATCAGCATAACCACGGGAGTGTCATTGAGAGCAGTGGCCACACGTCGTGCTGCGAATCTCTGAACGAATTGGAAATTGGCGTCGACCATCTCGGATTATTATAGCGTCTAATCCGGATTAGCAGTCCGTCCGATTCGGATTATGAGCCCGGCCAAATCGGAGAGGTTGAATGCCTATTGCCCCAGCCCCGGCAACCAATCACCACCGAAATCCAAGGGGGATTCGCCTTGGCCCAGAACTACAAAACGCCTCCTAAACACTGGGTCGACGTACAAATAGCGTACACAAAGGAAGCGAAATGAGCCCAAATGGTCCCATCCAGGCCCAAAACAATTTCCCGTAACACCCATAGCATCAACAACTTCCATTGATCCTAAACCGCTTAGCATACTTGGAAGGCGGCCCTAATGTTGCTGAGATTGCTACTAAGCTAGGGCTGATCGTGGTGGGACGTTAACCATAACGGCAAGCGAGACCCTCTACAGTTGCAATGACGCACTTTGGTCCGCAGCAAATTGTTGTCCGGTTTGGAGTGCGGATGATTTCACTACATCGTGAGACAGTTTCTCGACAAGAGACGCCGCATTATCTGTATAGATATGGGCATCATGCGATCCCCGCGACACGGCCACGTATGCAAAACGCTTGTTGATGAGGTCTACATGAACGTGGCTATCGAGGTTCACCATGACACGTTCTGCCGTGAGTCTCTGGGAACTATGACTTGTGACCGCGTAGCCGTGATCGAAGTGGCGCATTTGGTTGGCATTGAAGCTGACCGCTTTGCCGTTGTCCATCTTTACGGAGAGTTGGCCGTCTTTGTCGATGCGTTGCACGGTGCCAAGGTCACGGTTGGCAACGCCTAGCTCTTTGGAGGGAGCGGTAAAGCTCAAACGATCGCCTACAGCAAATTCCCGTTCCAACTCACGGTAGACGGTCACGCCATATAACCGCGCAGGGTTGTAAGTGACGGTTGTTCCATCCTCTTTCTGAACGGTAAGCAGGTTGTCTTTGGATTGGGTAGCAACCACCTTCGTATAGCTCTGCTTTTCAATGCCGATGTCCTGACTGCCGCGCGCATAGTGGAGTACGTCATTCACGGCATAGCGAGCGGCCCAGGTACGATCGGCTCCGGTCATATCGGAACGCGGCGCGAGCACGCGCATCGCATGATCTTCTGCGGCGACTGTGCCGAGGGCTTGCAATTCGGAACGCACGGCCTGATTGATCAGGCGGCGCGAGGCGTTGTCGGGCGAGACGACGATGGTGTTATCCGGGTTAGCAGCGTAGCTTCGTGCAATCGCCGCGATACGCTGTTGGGCATCGGGAATCTCCGTGACGCGCCCCTGTTGTTCCAACAGGGCGACGCCCTCCGCGACTTCGCCGCGCGACAGATGCTCGACTGCTTTGAGCAGTTCCGGGACTGCTCGTTGACGCACGATCTGGTCAAGCTGGGTGGTCTTCATCCCGGCGTTGACCAACTGCTCGAAAGGCTTGCCCGCTTCGACGCCCTGATGCTGGCGGGTGTCTCCGATGAGCAACACTCGGTCGCTGGATTCGAGTTTAGCAAGGAAGTCACGGACCTGTTTCGTGCTGGCGAGACTGGATTCATCGAGCAAGTAGAGATGACGGTCGGGGTTCGTCTGGCCGGGACGGACGAGGAAACCCTGTAGGGTGTCGGCAGAGATACCGGCGTCGCGGAGCTGGTTGGCGGCGCGGGATGTCGGGGCGAAGCCTTCGACGACATAGCCGCGTTTTTCGGCTGCTTCCCGAACCGATTTCAAAAGGGTCGTTTTGAAGGTTCCCATCAAGGTTTGCGCCCCGGAGAAATCCATCGTTCCCTGGGCATGAGCAACGCCGGCGAATGTAAGGGCGACCAGAGTCGGCCCCATCACGCGCGCGGCACGGAGTAGCGTCTGTTTTGAGAAGAGTCTTGCCCACCTCTGGATGGGCCGGGAATCGATCCTGACTTTGATCTGCATTGGCACCTCAATCAACCGTGGATTCGGTTGCGATATGGGCAACGTAGAATCACTCGGTTCACGGAGTCCAATAAATGCGAGAGGGTCGCTTATTCATCAGGAGAATAAGCGTCAGCTTTCAGGCACTCCGTCCGAAGTACCCCCTGCGTCGCGCTAGGGCCTCGTGCCCTTTGGGGAGGTCAGCACGATTTGGCGTTACGCACTTCTGCGTGACACAAAAATGCTTGATGTATTAAGGATTTGAATTCGGTTGCGGCTTATGAGGAGCGAGTTCGCGCGATCACCGGGATAGGAATCAGGCCGTCAATTTGGGCGTTGATTCTGCCGCTCTCGTCCATGATGTGGACTCGCTCACCTACGAGTAACGAGTCTGGGAAGATGTCGAGACAGTAGCCGCTGCTATGCGCTGCACTGGGAACCTTCAAGGCAGAGATGCGGCCACTGAAAGAGCATGCTGCACCCAGGACTTGTGTCGGCGTTTCCCTCCCCTGTGCGTTCAAAATGAACCGCGACGGCGACAGGCTCACGAGTTCGTGACGAGTCGTTCCGAGTTCGCGGTGAAAGCGCTCGTCGGTCAAGTCAAGGACACGAGCCAAATTGCAACGCATTGAAAGAACCAAATCGGGATCTCGTGGGGCTCCCTTCAACTGTCCATCAGCAGTGGCGAAGAGGGCTTCGACTTCGAGCAGGGCGGTCATCTGGCTATCAGCGCAGTAAAGAACAGGAAAGCTATTCGGGGCATTGTAGCGGCCACCGGATCGGACAGACCCAATGGCTGATAGAGGTGAATCCCGGTGCCGCTCGGCGATGATCCGATACACAAATCCCGTAAACGGCTGAACCGGGGCGGTTTCTAAGGCTCGCAAAAGTCGATCGGGAGAATGCACGGTCGCCCTCGCTAGGCTGGCTGCCTAGTGGTCATGGCCTCGACGAGAGCCTCTAGGGGTTTGAGGTCGCCGCCTTCGATGAACTCGACGGGGGCCTGATTTTCGAGATGCTTGTTTGGTGCGTTCAGAAATATTCGGGCGCTCTTCTTGTTCCCGGCATAAAGTTCCACGATTGCCACCCAGATGCGGTAAACGCGGCGGAGCTCTGGCTGCAGGCTGCTTGCGTCGGGATGCTTGCGAACGCTCGGGGCCTTCTTGCCGATGGCCTCGGCGATTGTTGAGACGGGCAGTTGAATTTCACTCGCGATGCGCGACGCATCAAGTCGTCCTGACTGTGGATTGAAGAGAGCTGGATCGGCACTCGCGAACGTAGAAGTCGCCAACATTTTAGGTCACCTCTACATGCAGTATAGAGTCCTGTGTAGGTATCGTCAAAGTATCGCTCTGGTGTCGAGAAGCGGGGTTGAAAACTAGAGGTGGTTCGGCATTCAACCCCAAACCAACCCCAAGTAGAAAAGTGCTATGCTTATTTTCAACAACTTAGGGCTCTGTAAAGCTCCCGATCAGGCCTCGTAAGTCGTTGAAACTACGTTTCTATCGCCGCTCATATACCCAAAGGTCGTAGGTTCAAATCCTACCCCCGCAACCAATCAAATCAATAACTTCCGGGAGTCGACAAAATCGAATCGGCTCCCAATATCTCCCAATAAGAAAAATCGCAGTTCAGGCGCTCGCTTTCAACGGCTTGAGCACCATCTCTACAACCTTCCCATTCGCTTC includes these proteins:
- a CDS encoding sialidase family protein, with the translated sequence MTTNSLAKPFLVVLLCCLIIRSAALAQGPIQAVPGASGNSLDPNPNQRAPYPRLVRILHGEQRDGIVASVSPGVFYESRDDGRTFQEIGAIPSVEGITPKCCGTLFEAPRQVGSLSEGTLLYAGSYCGGSDGKTASIEIFASIDDGRTWTHHSTPVQRGSCVSAENDGLWEPEFEVDEEGALVMFWSDETDPCCSQKLAQMRSLDGTTWGDEQNTVASKVRTDRPGMATVSRLPSGIYFMSYELCGPAACTVFYRTSYDGWTFGVPSDTGQKIQTLSGEFFEHAPTNRWDAGFHQGEGALLLVGQYLMTSGGANAPNTGRVLFVNTSRDASGEWKAIPAPVHVDMTPYLGKANYNNCANYSSALLPVERGSALLELATAPSSLSTCGAYYDKELLGER
- a CDS encoding helix-turn-helix domain-containing protein — protein: MPTCRKTQAVREFMRVESEVLFSSRGLGWSGLLMEQHRFRAGEWPASTLSGPILCLWNNLETLRCDHPDANGHFVPKLVHPGTLSFYTAGDLPPAHPRSQIDGLICAFDSDFLLGVPQEIMSESNTRSVADGVISQDKRCFMDAPVQHILERLSEAARIRTLGSCYANHLISLLNARLLHILGMDANRIWLRNKIDVMTLRRLTDRVDATPNLDLDLDTLAVERGCSKRHLLRSFRASTGRSPHQYILDLRIEKARRLMLKPALSLIDIAFECGFASQAHFTYAFRQRQGATPSDYRRRL
- a CDS encoding DUF418 domain-containing protein, with the translated sequence MRRLSARILLALGLTIWLVGGTLGSTRAFGVTDTLRSDAQFAAARAAGASATAAQRVLLQNAAIYQQTSAATVEGTIQTRRLGFIAGWPSRVDTELTILKLKFPSFWFLEWLGAMITGMGLYKSGYLTNTRPTWAYVSVAIIGYSIDLPLVLAGLWHVHKAGFAASAFALWLAIPYTTEVLSGTLANTSVLLLLVRSEHSRQFLGPVASVGRTAFSNYILTTLLCQFLFAWGPWKLYGKLEYYECYLVVGAIWIVNLVASSLWLRVFAFGPLEWLWRSLTYWKRQRMLRAIIG
- a CDS encoding LysR family transcriptional regulator, translated to MAPPNIDLRHLRYFVAVAEHGSISRAAKRLHISQPPLSRQMRDLEAEVAVSLFGRDSRRLMLTSAGEVFLREAKALLERFDDTVALTRQTAKNHGRSIRVGHSSVSSLEALPRILRCFQELSPNARVELRRLSTSDMIRGLRRGELDICLTVCGSSTELADFSVEQLSTYGILGAFARQHPLTRMEEVPLAEIAQQPVITLKRSEFTWYNTYITDLLVAHNSRFQVTEEHDAIECVIAAVEAGRGVALIYDVMAHSLSKRIALRPLTPLPPKAPLVVFYPTERRSSLTNSFLKASQVLKRYPALDGGVGELSQEQDVSRSE
- a CDS encoding ATP-binding protein; its protein translation is MATALNDTPVVMLIGPRQCGKTTLVQQFGDKDREYVTLDDDTVLEAARNDPTGFVRGFDLVTIDEVQRAPELLRAIKRSVDNDRRAGRFLLTGSANILTLPQVSESLAGRMEIVNLMPISRAETLAKEPSFLKMAFNGKLVKPGPDIEGDQLVHAVLVGGYPEMLRREDFRRRQAWARDYVKAIVQRDVRDIAEVEKLDQLPRLLQVLAHQSGQLTNFTQIGGQIGMDDKTTRKYTGILEQLFLVQRVSPWFRNELKRLIKTPKLHFVDSGLLATLLALTAEQIAKDRSTFGALLETFVFAEVMKLITWSDEGYTLHHYRDKDQDEIDIVVEDEHGALVGVEVKASATVHASDFKGSGSCWTFVVMT
- a CDS encoding ATP-dependent DNA helicase produces the protein MQIKVRIDSRPIQRWARLFSKQTLLRAARVMGPTLVALTFAGVAHAQGTMDFSGAQTLMGTFKTTLLKSVREAAEKRGYVVEGFAPTSRAANQLRDAGISADTLQGFLVRPGQTNPDRHLYLLDESSLASTKQVRDFLAKLESSDRVLLIGDTRQHQGVEAGKPFEQLVNAGMKTTQLDQIVRQRAVPELLKAVEHLSRGEVAEGVALLEQQGRVTEIPDAQQRIAAIARSYAANPDNTIVVSPDNASRRLINQAVRSELQALGTVAAEDHAMRVLAPRSDMTGADRTWAARYAVNDVLHYARGSQDIGIEKQSYTKVVATQSKDNLLTVQKEDGTTVTYNPARLYGVTVYRELEREFAVGDRLSFTAPSKELGVANRDLGTVQRIDKDGQLSVKMDNGKAVSFNANQMRHFDHGYAVTSHSSQRLTAERVMVNLDSHVHVDLINKRFAYVAVSRGSHDAHIYTDNAASLVEKLSHDVVKSSALQTGQQFAADQSASLQL
- a CDS encoding RES family NAD+ phosphorylase, with the protein product MHSPDRLLRALETAPVQPFTGFVYRIIAERHRDSPLSAIGSVRSGGRYNAPNSFPVLYCADSQMTALLEVEALFATADGQLKGAPRDPDLVLSMRCNLARVLDLTDERFHRELGTTRHELVSLSPSRFILNAQGRETPTQVLGAACSFSGRISALKVPSAAHSSGYCLDIFPDSLLVGERVHIMDESGRINAQIDGLIPIPVIARTRSS
- a CDS encoding DUF2384 domain-containing protein, encoding MLATSTFASADPALFNPQSGRLDASRIASEIQLPVSTIAEAIGKKAPSVRKHPDASSLQPELRRVYRIWVAIVELYAGNKKSARIFLNAPNKHLENQAPVEFIEGGDLKPLEALVEAMTTRQPA